The window GAAATATCTGGTTCCTGCCTGAACTTCGGTGTCGACATAGACCGATTTCGGGTCAATGGTCACCAGTCTGGTGAAAACAGAGCACTCCTCCCCTTCCGAAACCCCTTTCTCTATCTTGAGTTTCTCGGCTTCCTGATTTTCTATGCGGACGCCCTCATCCGTAACGGACACAACAACCTTTGCGGGGGGAGTCATGTCGAACAGCACGGATTTCGGCACGGGTTCCGTGCGCTTTCCGCACGCACTCAGCACAAAAAGGGAAAGAAGCAGAATGCTAACGTATCTCATCTAAAAAATTCCTGCCGTTCTTAATCTGGGTCTCAACAGCTGATCTTGCTGTGCCGCCGTATGCCTTTCTGGCGTTTACGGAGGCTTCAAGGGTTATTGAGCCGTATATGTCAGATTCTATCACATTTGAAAATCTTTTGAACTCATCCAGTGTAAGTTCGCTGATGTCCACACCTTTCTGAATTGCATAGGCAACGGTTGAACCGACGATGTGGTGGGATTCCCTGAAGGGAACGCCTTTGCGCACAAGGTAATCGGCGTAGTCAGTTGCTGTGGAATAGCCTGCTGTTGCGGCCTTTACCATTTTCGGGGTGAGAAGGGTCATCTTCTCCACCATGGGCGCGAAGATCTTCAGCGAAGCTTTGATTGTGTCCACAGCATCGAAAACAGGCTCCTTGTCCTCCTGCATATCTTTGTTGTATGCAAGGGGAAGTCCCTTCATGGTTGTGAGCATGCTGATAAGGCTTCCGTAAACCCTTCCGGTCTTGCCCCTGATAAGCTCCGGCATGTCCGGATTCTTTTTCTGAGGCATAATGCTGGAGCCTGTGCAGAAGTCGTCTGAAAGCTCTATGAATGCGAACTCCGATGTGGAGTAGATTATCAGTTCCTCGGAGAATCTGGAAAGATGCATCTGACAGATTGAGCATGCGGAGAGAAACTCTATCGCAAAGTCTCTGTCGCTCACCGAGTCCAGAGTGTTCTCTGTGGGAGCTTTAAAGCCCAGTTTTTCAGCGGTGAAGTGTCTGTCGATGGGGAAAGTTGTTCCGGCAAGTGCGCCTGAACCCAGAGGGCTGTAGTCCATACGCTCCAGACAGTCGGCAAACCTGCCGTAGTCCCTTTTAAGCATCTGGAAATAGGCCATTATGTATTGAGCAAAAAGGATAGGCTGTGCGGTCTGCAGGTGTGTGAACCCCGGCATATACACATCTATGTTCTTTTCGGCCTTGTTTATTATTGTTCCGAGCAGATTGTTTATAAGAGCCAGAACTTCCTGAATCTCAGCCTTGAGATACATGCGGAAGTCCACTGCGACCTGGTCGTTTCTGCTTCTGCCTGTGTGAAGACGCTTTCCGGCATCGCCAATGAGCTGTGTGAGACGTTTTTCCACAGCCATGTGGATATCCTCATCCTGAGTGAGAAACTCGAACTTGCCGCTCTCGATCTCTTCCAGAACCTGTGCCAGTCCCCTTTCGATGTCCTGAACGTCCTGCGAGGAGATTATCCCCTGCTTGCCAAGCATCTGCGCATGGGCTATACTGCCCTTTATGTCATATTTATAGAATCTTTTGTCAAAGTGGATGGATGCGTTGAACTCTTCCACAAATTTATCAGTGGGCAGTGTGAAACGGCCGGACCACATTTTTTCAGACATACTTTCTCTCTCCTTTTGCTCTCGAACTTTACATAATAGGGAATTTACGTCAATTAATCCAGATAAAACTTAACGAATGTCCGCCTGTTTAGCTTATTGAAAAAAGAAATAAATATATTATGATGTTAAATAGACGGAAGGTGATTATTTTATGATTAGAAAAATTATTAATGTCAATTGGATCAACCATGCATTCTGGACTGCGGCGGCGGTAACGATCGCTCTGTTCTGCGCCAAGCTGCTCGGACTGGCGGAGTTTTACTGGGCGCCGATATCGGCCATCATCGTGATGCAGTCGACCCTCGGTCAGGCATGGGATACATCAAAGCACAGGCTGATAGGCACTGTGATAGGTGCTCTGTTCGCAGGTGCATATTCGGC of the Seleniivibrio woodruffii genome contains:
- the argH gene encoding argininosuccinate lyase, with translation MSEKMWSGRFTLPTDKFVEEFNASIHFDKRFYKYDIKGSIAHAQMLGKQGIISSQDVQDIERGLAQVLEEIESGKFEFLTQDEDIHMAVEKRLTQLIGDAGKRLHTGRSRNDQVAVDFRMYLKAEIQEVLALINNLLGTIINKAEKNIDVYMPGFTHLQTAQPILFAQYIMAYFQMLKRDYGRFADCLERMDYSPLGSGALAGTTFPIDRHFTAEKLGFKAPTENTLDSVSDRDFAIEFLSACSICQMHLSRFSEELIIYSTSEFAFIELSDDFCTGSSIMPQKKNPDMPELIRGKTGRVYGSLISMLTTMKGLPLAYNKDMQEDKEPVFDAVDTIKASLKIFAPMVEKMTLLTPKMVKAATAGYSTATDYADYLVRKGVPFRESHHIVGSTVAYAIQKGVDISELTLDEFKRFSNVIESDIYGSITLEASVNARKAYGGTARSAVETQIKNGRNFLDEIR